From the genome of Longimicrobium sp., one region includes:
- the rplL gene encoding 50S ribosomal protein L7/L12, with protein MATLTRDELLDAIGNMTVLELSDFVKAFEEKFGVTAAAPVAVAAAATGGPAAPAAEEKTEFDVVLMAAGEKKIQVIKVVRELTGLGLKEAKDLVDGAPKTVKDGLTKDEAEAMRAKLTEQGATVELK; from the coding sequence ATGGCGACGCTTACCCGTGACGAGCTGCTCGACGCGATCGGCAACATGACCGTTCTCGAGCTGTCCGACTTCGTGAAGGCTTTCGAGGAGAAGTTCGGCGTGACCGCCGCGGCCCCCGTGGCCGTCGCCGCCGCCGCGACTGGTGGACCCGCGGCCCCGGCCGCCGAGGAGAAGACCGAGTTCGACGTGGTGCTGATGGCCGCCGGCGAGAAGAAGATCCAGGTGATCAAGGTCGTGCGCGAGCTGACCGGCCTGGGCCTGAAGGAAGCCAAGGACCTGGTGGACGGCGCTCCGAAGACGGTCAAGGACGGCCTGACCAAGGACGAGGCCGAGGCCATGCGCGCCAAGCTGACCGAGCAGGGCGCCACCGTCGAGCTGAAGTAA
- the rplJ gene encoding 50S ribosomal protein L10 gives MRKDEKNVVVTELQQKLGDASAFYLTDFTGLSVKQITEFRSRLRKQGVDYVVVKNTLAIRALDGLELPDIAGFFTGPTGVVIGREDAVAPAKVLADFAREFGDRPTVKVGVVDRKPFDPAQVRQLADMPPREVLLAQIAGGLQAPMARLAGGMSQLIAGFARAVDQLRQQKEEAGA, from the coding sequence ATGAGGAAAGACGAGAAGAACGTCGTCGTCACCGAGCTCCAGCAGAAGCTGGGCGACGCGAGCGCGTTCTACCTGACGGACTTCACCGGCCTGAGCGTGAAGCAGATCACCGAGTTCCGCAGCCGTCTGCGCAAGCAGGGCGTGGACTACGTGGTGGTCAAGAACACGCTGGCCATCCGGGCCCTCGACGGCCTGGAGCTGCCCGACATCGCGGGCTTCTTCACCGGCCCCACGGGGGTGGTGATCGGCCGCGAAGACGCGGTGGCGCCGGCCAAGGTGCTGGCCGACTTCGCCCGGGAGTTCGGCGACCGCCCCACCGTGAAGGTGGGCGTGGTGGACCGGAAGCCCTTCGACCCGGCGCAGGTGCGGCAGCTGGCCGACATGCCGCCCCGCGAGGTGCTGCTGGCGCAGATCGCCGGCGGCCTGCAGGCGCCCATGGCGCGCCTGGCGGGCGGAATGAGCCAGCTCATCGCCGGCTTTGCCCGCGCGGTGGACCAGCTCCGGCAGCAGAAGGAAGAGGCGGGGGCCTGA
- the secE gene encoding preprotein translocase subunit SecE, with protein sequence MAETTTRTSARDFFGEVVEQVKKITWPDRAQLQSSTWMIVVFMLVMASIIFVMDRGVGVVLDMISSLFTS encoded by the coding sequence ATGGCTGAGACGACGACGCGTACCTCTGCCCGCGACTTCTTCGGTGAAGTCGTAGAGCAGGTCAAGAAGATCACCTGGCCCGACCGCGCGCAGCTGCAGAGCTCCACGTGGATGATCGTGGTGTTCATGCTGGTGATGGCGTCCATCATCTTCGTGATGGACCGCGGCGTCGGCGTGGTGCTCGACATGATCTCGTCCCTGTTCACGAGCTGA
- the rplA gene encoding 50S ribosomal protein L1 codes for MPKHGKKFRDAQARVPEGSTFQPAEAVSLVKELSFAKFDETVEAAVRLGVDPRHADQIVRGAVVLPHGTGKTARVLVIAQGDRAREAEEAGADFVGTEYVQKIKDGWLDFDVCVATPDMMGQVGQLGRILGPRGLMPTPKAGTVTMDVSRAVREIKAGKIEFRVDRTGNVHVPIGKVSFEPAKLEENLSAFMDTVIRAKPAAAKGQYVRGVTVSSTMGPGVPVDANLFRRS; via the coding sequence ATGCCAAAGCACGGGAAAAAGTTCCGCGACGCGCAGGCCCGTGTGCCCGAGGGATCGACGTTTCAGCCCGCCGAGGCCGTAAGCCTCGTCAAGGAGCTGAGCTTCGCCAAGTTCGACGAGACGGTGGAAGCCGCCGTCCGCCTTGGCGTCGACCCGAGGCACGCGGACCAGATCGTCCGCGGCGCCGTCGTCCTTCCCCACGGTACGGGGAAGACCGCCCGCGTGCTCGTGATCGCCCAGGGCGACCGCGCGCGTGAGGCGGAGGAAGCCGGTGCCGATTTCGTGGGCACCGAGTACGTCCAGAAGATCAAGGACGGCTGGCTGGATTTCGACGTCTGCGTCGCCACGCCCGACATGATGGGCCAGGTGGGCCAGCTGGGGCGCATCCTGGGCCCCCGCGGCCTGATGCCCACGCCCAAGGCGGGCACGGTGACGATGGACGTTTCGCGCGCGGTGCGCGAGATCAAGGCCGGCAAGATCGAGTTCCGCGTGGACCGCACGGGCAACGTGCACGTTCCCATCGGGAAGGTGTCGTTCGAGCCGGCGAAGCTGGAAGAGAACCTGAGCGCCTTCATGGACACGGTGATCCGGGCCAAGCCGGCGGCTGCCAAGGGGCAGTACGTGCGCGGGGTGACGGTTTCCAGCACCATGGGACCCGGCGTTCCGGTGGATGCCAACCTTTTCCGGCGGAGCTGA
- the rplK gene encoding 50S ribosomal protein L11 yields the protein MAKKVTGFIKLQVPAGAANPAPPVGPALGQHGVNIMEFCKQFNARTQGQPGMIIPVEITVYADRSFTFITKTPPAAVLIKKAIGLDKGSASSKKTKVGTLSQEQLRTIAETKMPDLNAADIEGAMRQIAGTARSMGVEVAK from the coding sequence ATGGCGAAGAAAGTCACCGGGTTCATCAAGCTCCAGGTTCCCGCCGGCGCGGCCAACCCGGCGCCCCCCGTGGGCCCCGCGCTGGGCCAGCACGGCGTGAACATCATGGAGTTCTGCAAGCAGTTCAACGCGCGCACGCAGGGTCAGCCGGGGATGATCATTCCCGTCGAGATCACCGTGTACGCGGACCGCTCCTTCACGTTCATCACCAAGACGCCCCCGGCGGCGGTGCTGATCAAGAAGGCCATCGGCCTGGACAAGGGCTCCGCCTCGTCGAAGAAGACCAAGGTGGGCACGCTCTCGCAGGAGCAGCTGCGCACCATCGCCGAGACCAAGATGCCCGACCTGAACGCGGCCGACATCGAGGGCGCCATGCGCCAGATCGCCGGCACCGCCCGGTCGATGGGCGTCGAGGTGGCGAAGTAA
- the nusG gene encoding transcription termination/antitermination protein NusG, which translates to MADAKWYAIQSYSGHENKVQRLIQRRIDEEQGEPETRQIQEVMVPTREEVELRNGKRVTVTRKLYPGYVLVKMVYNQRTAHLINSIQGVIKFLGTGAEPAPLTDDELSKVLGQEEAAPAAAEAPVVLIPFNHGQVVEVTDGPFKEFSGTVQDIDHDKGKVKVEVSLFGRPTSIELDYTQLRGF; encoded by the coding sequence ATGGCCGACGCCAAGTGGTACGCCATCCAGAGCTATTCGGGGCACGAGAACAAGGTGCAGCGGCTGATCCAGCGCCGCATCGACGAGGAGCAGGGCGAGCCGGAAACCCGGCAGATCCAGGAAGTGATGGTCCCCACCCGTGAAGAGGTGGAGCTTCGCAACGGCAAGCGCGTGACCGTCACCCGGAAGCTGTACCCGGGGTACGTGCTGGTGAAGATGGTGTACAACCAGCGCACGGCCCACCTGATCAACAGCATCCAGGGCGTCATCAAGTTCCTGGGCACGGGCGCCGAGCCCGCGCCGCTGACCGACGACGAACTGTCGAAGGTGCTGGGGCAGGAAGAGGCGGCTCCGGCCGCCGCCGAGGCCCCGGTGGTGCTGATCCCGTTCAACCACGGGCAGGTGGTCGAGGTGACCGACGGGCCGTTCAAGGAGTTCAGCGGCACCGTGCAGGACATCGACCACGACAAGGGCAAGGTCAAGGTGGAGGTGTCGCTCTTCGGGCGGCCCACCAGCATCGAGCTGGACTACACGCAGCTCCGCGGCTTCTGA
- the rpmG gene encoding 50S ribosomal protein L33 — MRDKVILACTECKERNYHLTKNKRKHPERVEYKKYCPRCNTHRPHKETK; from the coding sequence ATGCGCGACAAGGTCATCCTCGCCTGCACCGAGTGCAAGGAGAGGAACTACCACCTGACCAAGAACAAGCGCAAGCACCCCGAGCGGGTGGAGTACAAGAAGTACTGCCCGCGGTGCAACACGCACCGGCCGCACAAGGAAACCAAGTAA